The following are encoded together in the Cohaesibacter gelatinilyticus genome:
- a CDS encoding Do family serine endopeptidase, protein MRSSCDIDHNRSVDKKALWLARWARTTIAAIGLGFLGAVFVAPAVDAHETARGPKSVADLADQLMGAVVNISTTQVVETRRGIPIPQVPEGSPFQEFFEDFFEKDGATKKRKQKVQSLGSGFVIDPSGLIVTNNHVISDADEISVKFSDGKQLIARILGRDSKTDLAILKVDSDKPLPTVKFGPSETMRVGDWVMAIGNPFGLGGSVTIGIVSARNRDINSGPYDNFIQTDAAINRGNSGGPLFDMHGNVVGINTAIISPTGGSIGLGFAIPSEIAQHVLDQLKEYGETRRGWLGIRIQQVTEDLAEGLGLDEVRGALVSWVNEEGPAYAAQIRPGDVVIGFDGRDIDTIRDLTRMVADTKIGRKVKVVIIRKGKRQTLTVKIGHLEASEDLQRLSRKEQSSPILLGMSLTSLTEAERKKHGLGATVEGVVVEAVEPGSQAAEKGIAAGMVIVEMDQEIVSTPEDVAKRVQAHKSEGKQTILFLLARPDGGELVFVPLRLPKE, encoded by the coding sequence ATGAGAAGCAGCTGCGATATCGATCACAATCGTTCGGTGGACAAGAAAGCTCTTTGGCTCGCACGTTGGGCGAGAACCACCATTGCTGCTATCGGACTTGGTTTTCTTGGCGCTGTATTTGTTGCTCCGGCCGTTGATGCTCATGAGACTGCGCGCGGACCGAAATCGGTGGCCGATCTGGCTGATCAGTTGATGGGAGCTGTGGTCAATATCTCGACCACGCAAGTGGTCGAAACACGGCGTGGTATTCCTATCCCCCAAGTGCCGGAAGGATCTCCGTTCCAAGAATTTTTCGAAGATTTTTTTGAAAAAGATGGAGCTACAAAAAAGCGCAAACAAAAGGTTCAATCTCTTGGTTCGGGTTTTGTGATTGATCCGTCCGGTTTGATTGTGACCAATAATCACGTCATCTCTGATGCTGATGAAATTTCGGTCAAGTTTTCAGATGGCAAACAGCTCATTGCCAGGATTCTGGGGCGTGATAGCAAGACCGATCTGGCCATTTTGAAAGTAGATAGCGACAAGCCTCTGCCAACTGTCAAATTTGGACCGTCGGAGACCATGCGGGTAGGGGATTGGGTTATGGCCATTGGTAACCCTTTTGGGTTGGGTGGTTCTGTTACCATCGGAATTGTGTCTGCCCGTAACCGCGATATCAATTCCGGACCTTATGACAATTTCATTCAAACGGATGCTGCGATCAATAGAGGCAATAGTGGTGGTCCATTGTTTGATATGCATGGCAATGTAGTCGGTATCAATACCGCGATTATTTCACCTACTGGTGGGTCAATTGGCCTTGGTTTTGCCATTCCTTCCGAGATTGCCCAGCATGTTCTGGATCAATTGAAGGAATATGGTGAGACGCGTCGTGGTTGGCTTGGTATTCGCATTCAACAGGTAACAGAAGATCTTGCTGAAGGGTTGGGGCTTGATGAAGTGCGTGGAGCATTGGTGTCCTGGGTGAACGAAGAAGGACCAGCTTATGCTGCCCAAATTCGTCCAGGTGATGTTGTGATTGGCTTTGACGGGCGTGACATTGATACCATTCGGGATCTGACCCGTATGGTTGCGGACACCAAGATCGGTCGCAAGGTTAAAGTTGTCATCATTCGCAAGGGCAAGAGGCAGACTTTGACTGTTAAAATCGGCCATCTTGAAGCGAGTGAAGATTTGCAGAGGTTGAGCAGAAAAGAACAATCCAGTCCCATACTATTGGGAATGAGTTTGACATCTCTTACGGAGGCAGAGCGTAAGAAACACGGTCTTGGAGCAACCGTTGAAGGGGTTGTGGTGGAAGCTGTGGAACCAGGTAGTCAGGCTGCTGAAAAGGGCATAGCTGCTGGCATGGTAATCGTGGAGATGGATCAGGAAATCGTCTCTACACCAGAAGATGTGGCCAAGCGGGTTCAAGCCCACAAAAGTGAAGGTAAGCAGACAATTCTCTTCTTGCTGGCGCGACCTGATGGTGGGGAGTTGGTGTTCGTCCCACTTCGATTGCCAAAGGAATAG
- the serB gene encoding phosphoserine phosphatase SerB, whose amino-acid sequence MSFVLTAISAPARPVITSDLVAKIQSLIKVDHTISWLMQDVAVDFIIPEHPDFANLQAEVKIALARTPVDLTLQPIDGRRKQLLLADMDSTMIQQECIDELADEVGLKDSVSSITARAMRGEIDFEPALKERVALLKGLDLSVVDKLFENRITYTPGGKTLIQTMKANGAYCALVSGGFTHFTCRVRAELGFDEDRANLLIEENGTLSGEVGMPILGKDAKRQRLHELAKELNLDLNQSMAVGDGANDLAMIEDAGAGVALHAKPAVAAQARFVIDHGDLTGLLFLQGYKAEEFVTN is encoded by the coding sequence ATGTCTTTTGTTCTGACCGCCATCAGCGCACCAGCCAGACCAGTCATCACATCCGATCTTGTGGCCAAAATTCAGTCACTCATCAAGGTGGATCACACAATTTCCTGGCTTATGCAGGATGTAGCAGTTGATTTTATCATTCCAGAACACCCTGACTTTGCCAATTTGCAGGCGGAAGTCAAAATTGCCCTTGCTCGGACTCCGGTCGATTTGACACTGCAACCGATTGACGGGCGCCGCAAACAGCTGCTGCTGGCTGATATGGATTCAACCATGATCCAACAGGAATGCATTGATGAGCTTGCTGATGAAGTTGGCCTGAAAGATAGTGTCTCCTCTATCACCGCTCGTGCCATGCGTGGAGAAATCGATTTTGAGCCAGCCTTGAAAGAGCGCGTAGCCCTTCTCAAAGGTCTGGATCTGTCCGTAGTCGACAAGCTGTTTGAAAACCGTATCACCTACACGCCAGGTGGCAAGACCTTGATCCAGACCATGAAGGCCAATGGCGCTTATTGCGCATTGGTTTCTGGTGGTTTCACTCACTTCACTTGCCGTGTACGAGCAGAACTCGGTTTTGATGAAGATCGCGCCAATCTGCTAATTGAGGAAAATGGGACACTCTCCGGTGAAGTTGGCATGCCGATCCTTGGCAAGGACGCAAAGCGGCAACGCCTTCATGAATTGGCGAAAGAGCTCAATCTCGATCTGAATCAGTCAATGGCCGTCGGTGACGGTGCCAACGATTTGGCGATGATTGAAGACGCTGGAGCCGGAGTGGCCTTGCATGCCAAACCAGCTGTCGCTGCTCAAGCTCGCTTCGTCATCGATCATGGCGATCTGACCGGGTTGCTATTCCTACAGGGATATAAAGCCGAAGAGTTCGTCACCAACTGA
- the hflK gene encoding FtsH protease activity modulator HflK: protein MPWSNQNGGGGGPWKGGGNNGGPWGQGPQNSGPNPPDLEDMIRKGQEQLKRAFPGGGQGGGSLGGKGIGLIAIGAAALWLATGFYTVKEGELGVEMVLGQPFGVSTSGLNYNLPYPVGRAETVNVDQIRDITIGSREFTSNRGTSRRDVPEESLMLTGDENIIDVDFKVQWNIKDPEQYLFNVASPDLAVKQVAESAMREVVGRNTMDEIQTGDRPAVQLAAQELTQKMLDTYKAGINIIQVQLQDVEPPEQVIDAFRDVQAAKADNVRLQNEAQAYANKIVPEAEGRSAQILEAANAYREQTVAEARGQADRFMKVLGEYEKAPDITRKRLYLETMEKVMGSSDKIILDNKGGEGSGVVPYLPLNELTKKAGN, encoded by the coding sequence ATGCCTTGGAGCAATCAGAATGGCGGTGGCGGAGGCCCCTGGAAAGGTGGCGGTAACAATGGTGGACCTTGGGGACAAGGACCACAGAATTCCGGCCCCAATCCCCCAGATCTGGAAGATATGATCCGCAAAGGTCAAGAGCAGCTGAAACGTGCTTTTCCTGGCGGAGGCCAAGGTGGCGGTTCTCTTGGTGGCAAGGGCATTGGCCTGATTGCTATCGGTGCTGCAGCTTTGTGGCTGGCAACCGGCTTTTATACCGTCAAGGAAGGTGAGCTGGGTGTCGAGATGGTTCTTGGACAGCCTTTTGGCGTGTCAACCTCGGGTTTGAACTATAATCTGCCATATCCAGTTGGTCGTGCAGAGACCGTCAATGTGGATCAGATTCGCGATATCACCATTGGATCGCGTGAATTCACGTCCAATCGTGGCACCAGCCGTCGGGATGTACCCGAAGAAAGCTTGATGCTGACTGGTGATGAAAACATCATTGATGTGGACTTCAAGGTTCAGTGGAACATCAAGGATCCCGAGCAATATCTGTTCAATGTTGCCAGTCCTGATTTGGCTGTGAAACAGGTTGCAGAATCGGCAATGCGTGAAGTGGTGGGGCGGAACACCATGGATGAGATCCAGACTGGTGATCGTCCTGCTGTTCAGTTGGCCGCGCAGGAATTGACCCAGAAGATGTTGGATACTTATAAAGCTGGCATCAACATCATTCAGGTTCAGTTGCAGGATGTCGAGCCACCTGAACAAGTGATTGATGCGTTCCGCGATGTGCAGGCGGCGAAGGCCGATAATGTCCGTCTTCAGAACGAAGCACAGGCCTATGCCAACAAGATTGTGCCGGAAGCAGAAGGTCGTTCCGCACAGATTTTGGAAGCTGCAAACGCCTATCGTGAGCAGACTGTGGCTGAAGCTCGTGGTCAGGCAGATCGCTTTATGAAAGTTCTGGGCGAATATGAAAAAGCCCCGGATATCACTCGCAAGCGTTTGTATCTGGAGACCATGGAAAAAGTCATGGGTTCTTCTGACAAGATCATTCTGGATAACAAGGGCGGAGAAGGAAGTGGTGTTGTGCCATATCTGCCGCTTAATGAATTGACCAAGAAGGCGGGGAACTAA
- the hflC gene encoding protease modulator HflC, translating to MSGKAIFSLFVAGLVAIGVYMSVFIVYPMEQAVITQFGRIEKAVADAGVYFKIPFIQRVEYLDKRARYLEQSEREVIASDKKRLVIDSFARYKITDPILFKQKAKTLINLEGQLNGFMDSSLRDGAADLDFRDIVRDKRDQLVEAIRDSVNIKTKRLGVELVDYRIRRADLPRENSDAVYRQMQTERQQEANGIRADGEKVARQIRSRADRDATVIIANAKRDSEITRGEGDAERNAIFSAAYGKNASFFEFYRTMQAYERSLAKGDTRLVLSPEGEFFDFFGGAQKQSAPAAQ from the coding sequence ATGTCTGGTAAAGCTATTTTCAGTCTTTTTGTTGCCGGTCTTGTTGCGATTGGCGTTTATATGTCTGTCTTTATTGTTTATCCAATGGAGCAGGCTGTGATCACCCAGTTTGGCCGTATTGAAAAAGCGGTTGCTGATGCGGGTGTGTATTTCAAGATACCGTTCATTCAACGCGTGGAATATCTTGATAAGCGGGCGCGTTATCTGGAACAGTCCGAACGTGAGGTTATTGCCTCCGACAAAAAGCGTCTGGTGATCGATTCCTTCGCTCGCTACAAGATTACAGATCCAATCCTGTTCAAACAGAAAGCCAAAACCCTGATCAACCTCGAAGGTCAGTTGAACGGCTTCATGGATTCGTCTTTGCGTGATGGTGCGGCTGATCTGGATTTCCGTGATATTGTTCGTGACAAGCGTGATCAATTGGTGGAAGCGATTCGTGACTCGGTCAACATCAAGACCAAACGTCTGGGTGTTGAGCTGGTCGATTATCGTATTCGTCGTGCTGATCTGCCTCGCGAGAACTCCGATGCTGTTTATCGCCAGATGCAGACAGAGCGTCAGCAGGAAGCCAATGGTATTCGTGCCGATGGTGAGAAAGTTGCTCGTCAAATCCGGTCTCGTGCTGATCGCGATGCGACTGTGATCATCGCAAATGCCAAGCGTGACTCTGAAATCACTCGAGGTGAAGGCGATGCGGAACGGAATGCTATTTTCTCCGCTGCCTATGGTAAAAATGCAAGTTTCTTTGAGTTTTACCGTACCATGCAGGCATATGAACGCAGCCTCGCAAAAGGAGATACCCGTCTGGTTCTGTCTCCAGAGGGTGAATTCTTTGACTTCTTTGGCGGCGCGCAAAAACAATCTGCTCCTGCGGCGCAGTAA
- a CDS encoding PhzF family phenazine biosynthesis protein: MTERRYVILDVFTDEGLSGNPLAVVLDSEGLSDERMRAIAAEFNLSETVFVYPAQNPTHSAALRIFTPTSELPFAGHPTVGTSVLLGLERFPDCKDEQDCMILLEEQVGLVRAGVKLIGKRQGEAFFDVPKLSEPYSAALGSKDEIAAALGLHITDIGFENHVPTAYSAGVPFAMVPLKDLDAMKRAAPVAASWNVAFGNHAHNNAYLYTRETQRHDSDFHARMFGPSMGIVEDAATGSAAAAFAGVIFHFDKPGQGSHHYVIEQGFEMGRPSIIQLELDVDNGVMVRERIGGRAIVVGRGELYL, from the coding sequence ATGACTGAGCGGCGCTATGTCATTTTGGATGTATTTACCGATGAAGGTCTGTCTGGCAATCCGCTTGCGGTGGTATTGGACAGTGAGGGTCTGTCGGATGAACGCATGCGAGCTATTGCTGCTGAGTTCAATTTGTCTGAAACCGTTTTTGTGTATCCTGCGCAAAACCCGACACATAGTGCTGCTTTGCGTATCTTCACACCTACCTCAGAGTTGCCGTTTGCAGGGCATCCGACTGTCGGTACGTCGGTATTGCTTGGGCTGGAGCGATTCCCTGACTGCAAGGATGAGCAGGATTGCATGATCTTGCTGGAGGAACAGGTCGGTCTTGTTCGTGCCGGTGTGAAGCTGATCGGCAAGCGACAGGGTGAGGCCTTTTTTGATGTTCCAAAGCTGTCTGAACCTTATTCGGCGGCGTTGGGAAGCAAGGATGAGATTGCGGCAGCTTTGGGGCTTCATATTACCGATATTGGCTTTGAAAATCATGTGCCAACAGCTTATAGCGCTGGTGTGCCTTTTGCCATGGTTCCTTTGAAAGATCTGGACGCCATGAAGCGAGCAGCGCCTGTTGCGGCCTCTTGGAATGTGGCTTTTGGCAACCATGCTCACAATAATGCCTATCTGTATACACGTGAGACACAGCGCCATGACAGTGATTTTCATGCACGCATGTTTGGTCCGAGCATGGGCATTGTTGAAGATGCGGCGACCGGCTCGGCTGCCGCGGCCTTTGCTGGTGTGATTTTTCACTTCGACAAGCCGGGGCAAGGTAGTCACCACTATGTGATTGAACAGGGTTTTGAAATGGGACGCCCTTCAATCATTCAGCTCGAGCTGGATGTTGATAACGGTGTGATGGTGCGAGAGCGGATTGGTGGTCGTGCCATTGTCGTTGGTCGTGGAGAATTGTATCTATGA
- the ilvC gene encoding ketol-acid reductoisomerase, producing the protein MRVYYDRDADINLIKGKNVAIVGYGSQGHAHALNLRDSGVANLAIALREGSATAKKAEGEGLKVMTVADAAKWADVVMMLTPDELQADIYYESLHGNMKENALLLFAHGLNVHFNLIEPRADLDVAMVAPKGPGHTVRGEYLRGGGVPTLIAIAQDATGNAHDLSLSYASANGGGKAGVIETSFKEECETDLFGEQAVLCGGAVELVRAGFETLTEAGYAPEMAYFECLHELKLIVDLMYEGGIANMNYSISNTAEYGEYVTGPRIITPETKAEMKRVLTDIQDGTFVRNWMLENKVNQASFKAVRARNAAHPIEDVGGKLRDMMPWIKEKALVDKDKN; encoded by the coding sequence ATGCGCGTATATTACGATCGCGATGCAGATATCAATCTGATCAAAGGCAAGAATGTTGCTATTGTTGGTTATGGCTCTCAGGGCCACGCTCACGCTCTGAACCTGCGTGACTCTGGCGTTGCCAACCTGGCGATCGCTCTGCGTGAAGGCTCCGCAACTGCCAAGAAAGCTGAAGGCGAAGGCCTGAAAGTGATGACCGTTGCCGATGCAGCAAAGTGGGCTGACGTTGTCATGATGCTGACCCCGGATGAGCTGCAGGCTGACATCTATTACGAATCTTTGCATGGCAACATGAAAGAGAATGCTCTTCTTCTCTTCGCTCATGGTTTGAACGTGCATTTCAATCTGATCGAGCCTCGCGCTGACCTCGATGTTGCCATGGTTGCTCCCAAGGGCCCTGGCCACACCGTTCGCGGTGAATATCTGCGTGGTGGTGGTGTTCCTACCCTGATCGCGATTGCTCAGGATGCGACTGGCAATGCACATGATCTGTCCCTGTCTTATGCTTCTGCGAACGGTGGTGGTAAAGCTGGCGTGATCGAAACCTCTTTCAAAGAAGAGTGTGAAACCGATCTGTTTGGTGAGCAGGCTGTTCTTTGCGGTGGTGCTGTTGAACTGGTTCGCGCTGGTTTTGAAACTCTGACCGAAGCTGGTTATGCACCAGAAATGGCCTATTTCGAGTGCTTGCACGAGCTGAAGCTGATCGTTGATCTGATGTATGAAGGCGGTATCGCCAACATGAACTACTCTATTTCCAATACTGCGGAATATGGTGAGTATGTCACTGGTCCACGCATCATCACCCCAGAAACCAAAGCTGAGATGAAGCGTGTATTGACCGACATTCAGGACGGCACTTTTGTTCGCAACTGGATGCTGGAAAACAAGGTCAATCAGGCTTCCTTTAAAGCTGTTCGCGCGCGCAATGCGGCCCATCCAATTGAAGATGTTGGTGGCAAGCTGCGTGATATGATGCCTTGGATCAAGGAAAAAGCTCTGGTGGACAAAGACAAGAACTAA
- the ilvN gene encoding acetolactate synthase small subunit produces the protein MQQGSAYFIEEVSTVQETHTLSLLVDNEPGVLARVIGLFSGRGYNIDSLTVSETSHEDHLSRITIVTTATPQVLQQIRSQLGRLVPVHEVVDLTANGHKPLERELALVKVASTGDKRVEALRLADAFRATVIDATTDHFVFELTGRQNKIEQFIKIMEPLGLVEVCRTGVVALRRGADKT, from the coding sequence ATGCAACAAGGTTCTGCCTATTTCATTGAAGAAGTCTCTACTGTTCAGGAAACGCATACGCTGTCGCTGTTGGTGGATAACGAGCCAGGTGTTCTGGCTCGCGTGATCGGTCTGTTTTCCGGTCGTGGTTATAATATCGATTCTTTGACGGTGTCCGAAACATCGCACGAAGATCATCTGTCGCGCATCACTATCGTGACAACGGCTACTCCCCAGGTACTGCAGCAGATCCGCTCTCAGCTGGGCCGACTGGTTCCGGTGCATGAAGTTGTGGATTTGACGGCCAATGGCCATAAGCCGTTGGAGCGTGAATTGGCGTTGGTCAAAGTGGCCAGCACAGGCGACAAACGCGTGGAAGCCTTACGCTTGGCGGATGCCTTCCGGGCAACCGTGATCGATGCAACGACTGATCATTTTGTTTTTGAGCTGACCGGGCGACAAAACAAGATTGAACAATTCATCAAAATCATGGAACCTCTGGGGCTTGTTGAAGTATGCCGCACTGGTGTGGTTGCTTTGCGGCGCGGCGCCGATAAAACCTGA
- a CDS encoding pyridoxine 5'-phosphate synthase produces MQMQTRLSVNVNAVAMLRNRRDLPWPSVVGMARIALEAGAKGITVHPRPDERHIRRQDSRDLITMIREEFPGKELCLEGYPDEVFLALNEEIKPDQVLFVPDDPMQSTSDHGWDFEANEALLKNVIARVKRAGIRVSLFVDADPAQPAKAARVGADRIEIYTGPYGGCYDDPIKEKVCLDDVVTTAVAAREAGLGVNAGHDLTPDNLPALIERAPFINEVSIGHGFTADALIHGFVGSVKRFQAAMGEIDE; encoded by the coding sequence ATGCAAATGCAGACTCGTCTTAGTGTAAACGTGAATGCGGTCGCGATGCTGCGAAATCGTCGCGATCTGCCTTGGCCCAGTGTTGTCGGCATGGCGCGAATAGCACTTGAAGCAGGAGCAAAGGGCATTACCGTGCATCCTCGTCCTGATGAACGGCATATTCGCCGTCAGGATTCCCGTGATCTGATCACCATGATCCGTGAGGAGTTTCCGGGGAAGGAACTTTGTCTTGAGGGCTATCCTGATGAGGTCTTTCTGGCTTTGAATGAAGAGATCAAACCTGATCAGGTTCTGTTTGTGCCGGATGACCCGATGCAGAGCACTTCTGATCATGGTTGGGATTTTGAAGCCAATGAGGCTTTGCTCAAGAATGTTATTGCGCGCGTGAAACGCGCTGGCATTCGTGTGTCCCTCTTTGTGGATGCTGACCCAGCACAACCGGCCAAAGCCGCCAGAGTGGGGGCTGACCGGATTGAGATTTATACCGGTCCATATGGTGGTTGTTATGATGATCCGATCAAGGAAAAAGTTTGTCTGGATGATGTCGTGACAACGGCCGTGGCAGCTCGTGAAGCTGGCCTTGGTGTGAATGCAGGGCATGATCTGACACCAGATAATCTTCCTGCTCTGATAGAACGGGCACCATTCATCAATGAGGTTTCCATCGGGCACGGCTTTACAGCGGATGCCCTGATCCATGGATTTGTTGGGAGCGTGAAGCGTTTTCAGGCTGCCATGGGGGAAATTGACGAGTAA
- a CDS encoding acetolactate synthase 3 large subunit yields the protein MTRQMTGAEMVIQALKDQGVDHVFGYPGGAVLPIYDEIFQQDELQHILVRHEQGAGHAAEGYARSTGKVGVMLVTSGPGATNAVTALADALLDSIPLVCITGQVPTALIGSDAFQECDTSGITRPCTKHNYLVRNVEELSRVLHEAFYVARSGRPGPVVIDIPKDVQFAEGTYHGPTNVSHKTYHPQVKGDLDSIRSAVDMLMESKKPIIYSGGGVINSGPEACQMLRELVALTGAPITSTLMGLGAYPGTGDEWLGMLGMHGTYEANMAMHDCDVMLCIGARFDDRITGRLDAFSPNSKKIHIDIDPSSINKIVRVDLPIVGDVGHILEDMVRVWRASGKTPDKQAQADWWEQIKIWRKRDCLAYRPNDDIIMPQYALQRLNEKIKGKNTYITTEVGQHQMWAAQYLQFEDPNRWMTSGGLGTMGYGFPAAVGVQAAHPDALVIDIAGDASIQMNIQELSTAIQYGLPVKVMILNNEYMGMVRQWQQLLHGNRLSNSYVEALPDFVKLAEAYGAKGIVCDKPSELDAAIDEMIDYDGPVIFDCRVAKLANCFPMIPSGRAHNDMLMSDEAEDEDKIATAIGDAGKKLV from the coding sequence ATGACACGGCAGATGACAGGCGCTGAAATGGTTATTCAAGCTCTGAAAGATCAGGGTGTTGACCATGTCTTTGGCTATCCCGGTGGGGCTGTTCTCCCGATTTATGATGAGATTTTCCAACAAGACGAGCTACAGCATATTCTGGTGCGCCACGAGCAGGGTGCAGGCCATGCCGCTGAGGGATATGCGCGCTCAACTGGCAAGGTTGGCGTGATGCTGGTGACTTCTGGTCCTGGTGCGACAAATGCTGTAACCGCCCTTGCTGACGCATTGCTTGATTCCATTCCTCTGGTCTGCATTACCGGTCAGGTTCCGACTGCTTTGATTGGCTCGGATGCGTTTCAGGAATGTGATACATCCGGGATTACCCGTCCTTGCACCAAACACAATTATCTGGTTCGCAATGTCGAGGAATTGTCCCGTGTTCTGCATGAGGCATTCTATGTCGCTCGTTCCGGCCGTCCAGGTCCTGTAGTAATTGATATTCCAAAGGATGTTCAGTTTGCGGAAGGTACCTATCATGGGCCAACAAATGTCAGTCACAAGACCTACCATCCTCAGGTAAAGGGTGATCTGGATAGCATTCGTTCCGCAGTGGATATGCTTATGGAGTCCAAGAAGCCGATCATTTATTCCGGTGGCGGTGTGATCAATTCTGGTCCGGAAGCCTGCCAAATGCTGCGTGAACTGGTTGCCTTGACCGGCGCCCCGATCACTTCAACTCTGATGGGGCTTGGTGCTTATCCTGGCACTGGTGACGAATGGCTCGGCATGTTGGGTATGCACGGCACTTATGAAGCGAACATGGCGATGCATGATTGTGATGTCATGTTGTGTATCGGTGCACGTTTTGATGATCGTATCACCGGCCGTCTGGATGCCTTCTCACCAAATTCAAAAAAGATCCATATTGATATTGATCCATCCTCGATCAACAAGATTGTTCGTGTGGACCTGCCAATCGTTGGTGATGTAGGCCATATTCTGGAAGACATGGTTCGTGTTTGGCGAGCCTCTGGCAAGACGCCAGACAAACAGGCGCAGGCTGACTGGTGGGAGCAGATCAAGATCTGGCGCAAGCGCGACTGTCTGGCTTATCGCCCGAACGACGATATCATAATGCCGCAATATGCCTTGCAACGCTTGAATGAGAAGATCAAAGGAAAGAATACCTATATCACTACCGAGGTTGGCCAGCATCAGATGTGGGCTGCCCAATATCTGCAGTTTGAAGATCCGAACCGTTGGATGACATCTGGTGGTCTTGGCACCATGGGCTATGGTTTCCCTGCCGCGGTTGGTGTTCAGGCAGCTCATCCTGATGCGTTGGTGATTGATATTGCGGGTGATGCTTCCATTCAGATGAATATTCAGGAATTGTCGACAGCCATTCAATATGGTCTGCCAGTCAAGGTTATGATCCTGAATAACGAATATATGGGCATGGTGCGTCAGTGGCAGCAATTGCTCCATGGTAACCGTCTGTCCAATTCCTATGTCGAAGCCCTGCCTGATTTTGTCAAACTGGCCGAAGCCTATGGTGCGAAAGGCATTGTATGCGACAAACCGAGTGAGCTGGATGCAGCGATTGATGAGATGATTGACTATGACGGTCCTGTTATTTTCGACTGTCGTGTAGCGAAACTGGCCAACTGCTTCCCGATGATTCCATCAGGTCGTGCCCATAACGATATGCTGATGTCTGATGAAGCAGAAGACGAAGACAAAATTGCAACTGCGATTGGCGATGCCGGCAAAAAGCTGGTTTGA
- a CDS encoding DUF2065 domain-containing protein, translating to MTELGLAIGLVLVLEGLIYAIAPDSMKRMMVEMLTIPSSNLRLGGVIAMALGVVIVWLIRSS from the coding sequence ATGACTGAGCTGGGCCTGGCAATCGGGCTGGTATTGGTTCTGGAGGGATTGATTTATGCAATTGCTCCAGACTCAATGAAGAGGATGATGGTCGAGATGTTGACCATCCCTTCTTCCAATCTGCGTCTTGGAGGTGTGATCGCCATGGCGTTGGGAGTTGTGATTGTCTGGCTGATCCGATCTTCATAA
- the miaA gene encoding tRNA (adenosine(37)-N6)-dimethylallyltransferase MiaA, translating to MTHSIPDAVLIAGPTASGKSSLALRIAQMVDGVIVNADSMQIYDGLQILSARPFEEEMSGVEHRLYGYVDPGERFSVGRWLDDAVAQIKDIRTSGRCPILVGGTGLYFKALLQGLNDMPDVPAEIREYWKVEQERLGEAEALHELLTERDPDMAAILKPGDTQRILRALEIYDATGKSLLYWQAQSAMRHDVNVVQDAWRLVLCPPREVVYKKIEDRFDQMVELGGIDEANHMCALGIDPILPAMKAIGVEHLSNHSKGKMTLDEAITLCKRDTRRYAKRQMTWIRNQMGDWPVFETANAAFAHFEARMQQNRRGN from the coding sequence ATGACCCACTCCATCCCTGATGCTGTGTTGATAGCGGGACCGACCGCCAGCGGCAAGTCTTCTTTGGCGTTGAGGATTGCGCAAATGGTTGATGGGGTGATTGTCAACGCTGATAGTATGCAGATCTATGACGGTTTGCAGATCCTGTCTGCACGTCCGTTCGAAGAGGAAATGTCGGGTGTTGAGCACCGGCTCTATGGGTATGTAGATCCAGGTGAGCGTTTTTCTGTGGGGCGTTGGCTGGATGATGCGGTGGCGCAGATCAAGGATATTCGTACCTCAGGTCGATGTCCTATTTTGGTCGGAGGGACAGGACTGTATTTCAAGGCCCTGTTGCAAGGTTTGAATGATATGCCGGATGTGCCTGCCGAGATCCGAGAATATTGGAAAGTAGAACAGGAACGGCTGGGCGAAGCCGAAGCCTTGCATGAGTTGTTGACCGAGCGAGATCCGGACATGGCTGCAATATTAAAGCCTGGCGACACACAGCGCATCTTGCGTGCATTGGAAATCTATGACGCAACGGGAAAGTCCTTGCTCTATTGGCAGGCGCAAAGTGCCATGCGCCATGATGTAAATGTTGTACAAGATGCGTGGCGGCTGGTCCTCTGTCCTCCTCGTGAAGTGGTATACAAAAAAATTGAGGATCGGTTTGATCAAATGGTTGAACTGGGAGGTATCGATGAGGCCAATCATATGTGCGCGCTCGGAATTGATCCAATCCTGCCAGCCATGAAGGCAATCGGGGTGGAACATCTCTCAAACCATAGCAAAGGTAAGATGACGCTTGATGAAGCCATCACTTTATGCAAGCGTGATACTCGGCGCTATGCCAAGCGGCAGATGACCTGGATCCGCAACCAGATGGGTGATTGGCCGGTGTTTGAGACCGCAAATGCTGCATTTGCTCATTTTGAAGCGCGGATGCAGCAAAATAGACGTGGAAATTAG